The proteins below are encoded in one region of Streptomyces cyanogenus:
- a CDS encoding MFS transporter produces MPEPSPRRRLLVLAICCMSLLIVSLDITALNVALPSMQRDLHAGTSGLQWTIDAYTLVLASLLMLAGSTADRIGRKRVFMAGLTVFTAGSLLCSLAPDLELVIVFRMVQAVGGSMLNPVAMSIITNTFTDPRERARAIGVWGAVVGISMAAGPLVGGLLVQSVGWRSIFWVNLPVGLAALLLTFRFVPESRAPRARRPDPVGQLLVIALFGALTYAIIEAPESGAGPVAPFAALAAAALLALLWYEPRREEPLIDLRFFRSAPFSGATVIAISAFAGLGGFLFLSTLYLQNVRGLDALHAGLWMLPMAVPMFLCAPLSGRLVGSRGPRLPLVVAGTAMTASGVLFAAFEAETANATLLLGYVLFGIGFGFVNAPITNTAVSGMPRAQAGVAAAVASTSRQLGQTLGVAVVGAVLASGTGSSPYRETFVPAARPGWWILTACGLAVLLLGILTSGHWARRTAEATAASLESPEIRRPVGTTERA; encoded by the coding sequence ATGCCAGAGCCGAGCCCTCGCCGCCGCCTGCTCGTGCTCGCGATCTGCTGCATGAGCCTGCTGATCGTGAGCCTCGACATCACCGCGCTGAACGTGGCTCTGCCCTCGATGCAGCGCGACCTGCACGCCGGCACCTCGGGCCTGCAGTGGACGATCGACGCCTACACGCTCGTCCTCGCCTCGCTGCTGATGCTCGCGGGCTCCACGGCCGACCGGATCGGACGCAAGCGCGTCTTCATGGCGGGGCTGACGGTGTTCACCGCCGGCTCCCTGCTCTGCTCCCTCGCCCCGGACCTGGAACTGGTGATCGTGTTCCGCATGGTCCAGGCGGTGGGCGGCTCGATGCTCAACCCGGTCGCCATGTCGATCATCACCAACACCTTCACCGACCCCCGGGAACGCGCCCGCGCGATCGGCGTGTGGGGTGCGGTGGTCGGCATCTCCATGGCCGCGGGCCCGCTGGTCGGCGGGCTGCTGGTGCAGTCGGTGGGCTGGCGCTCGATCTTCTGGGTCAACCTCCCGGTCGGCCTGGCGGCCCTGCTCCTCACCTTCCGCTTCGTCCCCGAGTCCCGCGCACCCCGGGCCCGCCGCCCCGACCCGGTCGGCCAGCTGCTGGTGATCGCCCTGTTCGGCGCGCTGACGTACGCGATCATCGAGGCGCCGGAGTCGGGCGCCGGCCCGGTCGCACCGTTCGCCGCACTCGCCGCGGCCGCCCTGCTGGCCCTGCTCTGGTACGAGCCCCGACGCGAGGAACCCCTCATCGACCTGCGGTTCTTCCGCTCGGCTCCGTTCAGCGGCGCCACGGTGATCGCGATCAGCGCGTTCGCGGGCCTGGGCGGCTTCCTGTTCCTGTCCACCCTGTACCTGCAGAACGTGCGCGGTCTCGACGCCCTGCACGCGGGCCTGTGGATGCTGCCGATGGCAGTGCCGATGTTCCTGTGCGCCCCGCTCTCCGGCCGCCTGGTCGGCAGCCGCGGCCCGCGCCTGCCGCTGGTGGTGGCGGGTACGGCGATGACCGCGAGCGGCGTCCTGTTCGCGGCGTTCGAAGCGGAGACGGCGAACGCCACCCTCCTCCTCGGCTACGTCCTCTTCGGCATCGGCTTCGGCTTCGTGAACGCGCCGATCACCAACACGGCGGTCTCCGGCATGCCCCGCGCACAGGCCGGCGTCGCCGCCGCCGTCGCCTCCACCAGCCGGCAGCTGGGCCAGACGCTCGGCGTCGCGGTGGTCGGCGCGGTCCTGGCCTCCGGCACAGGCTCCTCCCCGTACCGCGAGACGTTCGTCCCGGCGGCCCGCCCCGGCTGGTGGATCCTCACCGCCTGCGGTCTCGCCGTCCTCCTGCTGGGCATCCTCACCAGCGGCCACTGGGCCCGCAGGACCGCCGAAGCCACAGCCGCAAGCCTGGAATCACCGGAGATCCGCCGGCCCGTGGGAACCACGGAGCGGGCGTAA
- a CDS encoding helix-turn-helix transcriptional regulator, with translation MTTTAQQTSRPQPETSRPQPARGAEIRRHELAAFLRSRRERIKPEQVGLPRGARRRTPGLRREEVAQLSAVGVTWYTWLEQARDIQVSVQVLDALARGLRLDAGERAHLFQLAGSTDPTPAANCSSITPALREMLTRLEPIPACIQNSRYDILAYNRTYGRLLGDLDAVPAEDRNCILLVHTNKEWQAAVVHLEETQRLMAARLRASLAGHLGEPAWKMLLKRLEESPAFRENWRRYEVVTTRSRTKEFLNPYVGLLTLEHTDLWLAPEAGARMVTYTPTNPETRQRLERLYELACGTPVG, from the coding sequence ATGACGACCACGGCCCAGCAGACCAGCCGGCCACAGCCGGAGACCAGCCGGCCGCAGCCGGCCCGGGGAGCGGAGATCCGCCGGCACGAGCTGGCCGCGTTCCTGCGCAGCAGACGGGAGCGGATCAAGCCGGAGCAGGTGGGCCTGCCGCGCGGCGCCCGCCGCCGCACCCCCGGGCTGCGCCGCGAGGAGGTCGCCCAGCTCTCCGCGGTCGGCGTCACCTGGTACACCTGGCTCGAACAGGCCCGCGACATCCAGGTCTCCGTGCAGGTCCTGGACGCCCTCGCCCGGGGCCTGCGCCTCGACGCCGGTGAACGCGCCCACCTCTTCCAGCTGGCCGGCTCGACCGACCCGACGCCGGCCGCGAACTGCTCGAGCATCACGCCCGCCCTGCGCGAGATGCTGACCCGGCTGGAGCCGATCCCGGCCTGCATCCAGAACAGCCGGTACGACATCCTGGCCTACAACCGCACCTACGGCCGCCTCCTGGGCGACCTGGACGCGGTCCCGGCCGAGGACCGCAACTGCATCCTCCTCGTCCACACCAACAAGGAGTGGCAGGCGGCGGTCGTCCACCTGGAGGAGACCCAGCGCCTGATGGCCGCCCGGCTGCGCGCCTCCCTGGCCGGCCATCTGGGCGAGCCCGCCTGGAAGATGCTCCTGAAGCGGCTGGAGGAGTCCCCGGCGTTCCGCGAGAACTGGCGGCGCTACGAGGTGGTCACCACCCGCTCCAGGACCAAGGAGTTCCTCAACCCCTACGTCGGCCTGCTCACCCTGGAACACACGGACCTCTGGCTGGCCCCCGAGGCGGGCGCCCGGATGGTGACGTACACCCCGACGAACCCCGAGACCAGGCAACGGCTGGAGCGGTTGTACGAGCTGGCCTGCGGCACACCCGTGGGCTGA
- the dusB gene encoding tRNA dihydrouridine synthase DusB, translating into MTHPLSIGPHAVTPPVVLAPMAGITNAPFRTLCREFSGGKGLFVSEMITTRALVERNEKTMQLIKFDASEQPRSIQLYGVDPATVGKAVRMIAEEGLADHIDLNFGCPVPKVTRKGGGSALPYKRNLLRAILREAVSGAGDLPVTMKMRKGIDDDHITYLDAGRIAVEEGVTAIALHGRTAAQHYGGTADWDAIARLKEHVPEIPVLGNGDIWSAEDALRMVRETGCDGVVVGRGCLGRPWLFADLVAAFEGRLQDVARPTLREVADVMVRHATLLGEWLGDESKGVVDFRKHVAWYLKGFAVGSEMRKRLAITSSLEELRAGLDELDLDQAWPVGAEGPRGRTSGNNRVVLPDGWLKDPYDCAGVSEDAELDTSGG; encoded by the coding sequence ATGACCCACCCGCTCTCCATCGGCCCGCACGCCGTGACGCCGCCCGTCGTGCTCGCACCCATGGCGGGCATCACCAACGCGCCCTTCCGCACGCTGTGCCGGGAGTTCAGCGGCGGCAAGGGGCTGTTCGTCAGCGAGATGATCACCACCCGGGCGCTGGTCGAGCGCAACGAGAAGACCATGCAGCTGATCAAGTTCGACGCGAGCGAGCAGCCGCGCTCGATCCAGCTGTACGGCGTCGACCCCGCGACCGTCGGCAAGGCCGTCCGCATGATCGCGGAGGAGGGGCTGGCCGACCACATCGATCTGAACTTCGGCTGCCCGGTGCCGAAGGTGACGCGCAAGGGCGGCGGGTCCGCGCTGCCGTACAAGCGGAACCTGCTGCGGGCGATCCTGCGCGAGGCGGTCTCCGGGGCGGGGGACCTGCCGGTGACCATGAAGATGCGCAAGGGCATCGACGACGACCACATCACCTACCTCGACGCCGGCCGTATCGCCGTGGAGGAAGGCGTGACGGCCATCGCCCTGCACGGTCGTACGGCCGCCCAGCACTACGGCGGCACCGCCGACTGGGACGCCATCGCGCGGCTGAAGGAGCACGTGCCGGAGATCCCGGTGCTCGGCAACGGTGACATCTGGTCGGCCGAGGACGCGCTGCGGATGGTGCGGGAGACCGGCTGCGACGGGGTCGTGGTGGGCCGGGGCTGCCTGGGGCGGCCGTGGCTGTTCGCGGACCTGGTGGCGGCGTTCGAGGGGCGGCTTCAGGATGTCGCGCGGCCCACGCTGCGGGAGGTGGCCGACGTGATGGTCCGGCATGCCACGCTGCTCGGGGAATGGCTCGGTGACGAGTCCAAGGGTGTGGTCGACTTCCGCAAGCATGTCGCCTGGTACCTGAAGGGCTTCGCGGTCGGGTCCGAGATGCGCAAGCGGCTTGCGATCACGTCGTCACTGGAGGAGCTGCGGGCCGGGCTGGACGAGCTGGATCTGGACCAGGCGTGGCCGGTCGGGGCGGAGGGGCCGCGGGGGCGTACGTCCGGGAACAACCGGGTGGTGCTGCCGGATGGGTGGCTGAAGGATCCGTACGACTGTGCGGGTGTGAGTGAGGACGCGGAGCTGGACACCTCCGGCGGCTGA
- a CDS encoding DUF6766 family protein gives MNRLGRFLRHNGLTLAFFTGFLLTLAGQAVAGHADFDNQLTTDGLHPIGFLDYLATSDFAVDVTENWQSEYLQFFLYIFGTVWLLQRGSPESKELHKAGVESDREQKVGEHAGPDSPRWAAARGWRQRMYARSLGLVMATIFAWSWIAQSIAGVAAYNEQHLRQLQAPVSWVRYLGCADFWNRTLQNWQSELLAVASMAILSVYLRQRGSPESKPVGAAHVSTGVEG, from the coding sequence GTGAACCGCCTCGGCCGCTTCCTCAGGCACAACGGCCTGACCCTCGCCTTCTTCACCGGCTTCCTGCTCACCCTCGCCGGGCAGGCGGTGGCCGGCCACGCCGACTTCGACAACCAGCTCACCACCGACGGCCTGCACCCGATCGGCTTCCTGGACTACCTCGCGACCTCCGACTTCGCCGTCGACGTCACCGAGAACTGGCAGTCCGAGTACCTGCAGTTCTTCCTCTACATCTTCGGCACCGTCTGGCTGCTCCAGCGCGGCTCCCCGGAGTCCAAGGAGTTGCACAAGGCGGGCGTGGAGAGCGACCGGGAGCAGAAGGTCGGCGAGCACGCCGGCCCGGACTCCCCGCGCTGGGCCGCCGCCAGGGGCTGGCGGCAGCGCATGTACGCCCGTTCCCTGGGCCTCGTCATGGCCACCATCTTCGCCTGGTCCTGGATCGCCCAGTCCATCGCCGGTGTCGCCGCCTACAACGAGCAGCACCTGCGCCAGCTCCAGGCGCCCGTCTCCTGGGTGCGGTACCTGGGCTGCGCCGACTTCTGGAACCGCACCCTGCAGAACTGGCAGTCCGAACTCCTGGCCGTCGCCTCGATGGCCATCCTCTCGGTCTACCTGCGCCAGCGCGGCTCCCCCGAGTCCAAGCCGGTCGGCGCGGCCCACGTCTCCACCGGCGTGGAGGGCTGA
- a CDS encoding CDP-alcohol phosphatidyltransferase, giving the protein MSALQSAEDVTEEITEPIPRPSRRPWTVWSAWRRRWRERHPAAARALSVSVTVLAALLVVAALVMPNTVVRLGPARFLRIPAEAVIGAAVLLALPRRPRVVVAAVSGVLLGAMTVLNALDMGFNQYLGRDFNVVLDWSLFGDAESYLEDSLGRTETLAAVAGVIALVLLLFVLLALAVVRLGNLLARHPGPATRGTLVAGVVWITCSSLGLQISGVPIAADRTANALKIQARRVSATLKDEAEFRKVARVDAFGNTPGSQLVPDLRGKDVIFTFIESYGRSAIEDPVMAPGVDRTLDVRTKALAKAGFHAKSGWLTSATYGGSSWLGHSTTMSGLWISNQQRYRTVMASDHLSLTEAFRKTGAFDTVGVMPGVQKGWPEQKWYGLDKVYNAFQLGYQGPKFSWSTMPDQYALQQYQERVHSKRPAAGKSRMSLLILTSSHQPWAPIPKMVGWDRLGDGSVFKDIEAAGNKADDVIADSTRSREEYGKSIQYSVTALTEWLERYGTKDTVLVFLGDHQPISRVSGNHASRDVPVSVVAKDPGMLDKIADWNWTDGLRPAHDAPVWKMSSFRDRFLKAYGSTPHPTGN; this is encoded by the coding sequence ATGAGTGCGCTCCAGTCGGCCGAGGACGTGACCGAAGAGATCACCGAACCCATCCCACGCCCGTCCCGCCGCCCCTGGACCGTCTGGTCCGCGTGGCGGCGGCGCTGGCGGGAACGGCATCCGGCCGCCGCCCGGGCCCTGTCCGTGAGCGTCACCGTGCTGGCCGCCCTGCTCGTCGTCGCCGCGCTGGTGATGCCCAACACGGTGGTACGGCTCGGGCCCGCGAGGTTCCTGCGGATACCGGCCGAAGCGGTCATCGGGGCCGCCGTGCTGCTCGCGCTGCCGCGGCGGCCCCGGGTGGTGGTGGCGGCGGTGTCCGGGGTGCTGCTCGGCGCCATGACCGTGCTCAACGCCCTCGACATGGGGTTCAACCAGTACCTGGGCCGCGATTTCAACGTCGTGCTGGACTGGAGCCTGTTCGGCGACGCGGAGTCGTACCTGGAGGACTCCCTCGGGCGCACGGAGACCCTCGCGGCCGTGGCCGGGGTGATCGCTCTCGTCCTGCTGCTCTTCGTGCTGCTGGCGCTGGCCGTGGTCCGGCTGGGCAACCTTCTCGCCCGGCACCCCGGCCCCGCGACCCGCGGCACCCTGGTCGCCGGAGTCGTCTGGATCACCTGCTCCTCCCTCGGTCTGCAGATATCCGGCGTGCCGATCGCCGCCGACCGCACCGCGAACGCGCTGAAGATCCAGGCCCGCCGGGTCTCGGCCACCCTGAAGGACGAGGCGGAGTTCCGGAAGGTGGCCCGGGTCGACGCGTTCGGGAACACGCCGGGCAGTCAGCTGGTCCCCGATCTGCGCGGCAAGGACGTGATCTTCACCTTCATCGAGAGCTACGGCCGCAGCGCGATCGAGGACCCGGTCATGGCGCCCGGCGTGGACCGGACGCTCGACGTCCGCACCAAGGCCCTGGCCAAGGCCGGCTTCCACGCCAAGAGCGGCTGGCTGACCTCCGCGACGTACGGCGGCAGCAGCTGGCTCGGCCACTCCACCACCATGTCGGGCCTGTGGATCAGCAACCAGCAGCGCTACCGCACGGTCATGGCCAGCGACCACCTCAGCCTGACGGAGGCGTTCCGCAAGACCGGCGCGTTCGACACGGTCGGCGTCATGCCGGGCGTGCAGAAGGGGTGGCCGGAGCAGAAGTGGTACGGCCTGGACAAGGTCTACAACGCCTTCCAGCTCGGCTACCAGGGGCCGAAGTTCAGCTGGTCGACCATGCCCGACCAGTACGCGCTCCAGCAGTACCAGGAGCGGGTGCACAGCAAGCGGCCCGCCGCCGGCAAGTCGCGCATGTCGCTGCTCATCCTGACCTCCAGCCACCAGCCGTGGGCGCCGATCCCGAAGATGGTGGGCTGGGACCGGCTCGGTGACGGCTCGGTCTTCAAGGACATCGAGGCGGCGGGCAACAAGGCGGACGACGTCATCGCCGACAGCACCAGGTCCCGCGAGGAGTACGGCAAGTCGATCCAGTACTCGGTGACCGCGCTGACCGAGTGGCTGGAGCGCTACGGCACGAAGGACACCGTGCTGGTCTTCCTCGGCGACCACCAGCCCATCTCCCGGGTCAGCGGCAACCACGCCAGCCGTGACGTGCCGGTGTCGGTCGTCGCCAAGGACCCCGGGATGCTCGACAAGATCGCCGACTGGAACTGGACGGACGGCCTCCGCCCCGCCCACGACGCCCCCGTGTGGAAGATGAGCTCCTTCCGGGACCGCTTCCTGAAGGCATACGGCTCGACACCCCACCCCACCGGCAACTGA
- a CDS encoding ROK family transcriptional regulator, whose amino-acid sequence MTGRPGRTGKSGGQAGAGDLLELVRSGRAVTRGALQQATGLSRATVGQRLDRLFRAGWLREGAGGPVDSPLGGRPSITLEFDDSHAVVLAADLDTRHARAAVLSLTGEILAEHAGTLVVEDGPDAVLAELGHWFGELLTKAGHTGEEVCGIGLAVPGPVDSETGLVVQPPIMPGWDNYDIRGRLSRAFTEHTGAPAVPVLVDNDANLMAYGEQRTGHPDCTAFVLVKVSTGIGAGVVVNGSIYRGVDGGAGDIGHIRVGADALCRCGSYGCLAAVASGGAVARRLAASGVPAASGSDVRDLLAAGHPEAAALAREAGRRVGDVLATVVTLLNPGVLMIAGDLAGTPFLTGVRELLYQRALPRSTAHLDVVTSRLGDRAGLIGAGALVVEHLYAPERVEERLSEMGV is encoded by the coding sequence ATGACGGGACGTCCGGGAAGGACCGGCAAGAGCGGAGGCCAGGCGGGAGCCGGCGATCTGCTCGAACTGGTGCGCAGTGGACGGGCCGTGACGCGGGGCGCTCTCCAGCAGGCCACCGGGCTGTCCCGGGCCACCGTCGGCCAGCGCCTGGACCGGCTGTTCCGTGCGGGCTGGCTGCGCGAGGGCGCCGGCGGCCCGGTCGACTCGCCGCTCGGCGGACGCCCCTCCATCACCCTGGAGTTCGACGACTCCCACGCGGTGGTCCTCGCCGCCGATCTGGACACCCGGCACGCCCGCGCGGCCGTCCTCTCCCTGACCGGCGAGATCCTCGCCGAGCACGCCGGCACGCTGGTGGTCGAGGACGGCCCGGACGCCGTCCTGGCCGAACTGGGCCACTGGTTCGGCGAGCTGCTCACCAAGGCCGGGCACACGGGGGAGGAGGTGTGCGGGATCGGGCTCGCGGTGCCGGGCCCGGTGGACAGCGAGACCGGCCTGGTGGTGCAGCCGCCGATCATGCCGGGCTGGGACAACTACGACATCCGCGGCCGCCTCTCCCGCGCCTTCACCGAGCACACCGGCGCCCCCGCGGTCCCGGTCCTGGTCGACAACGACGCCAACCTCATGGCCTACGGCGAACAGCGCACCGGACACCCCGACTGCACGGCCTTCGTGCTGGTCAAGGTGTCCACGGGCATCGGCGCCGGGGTGGTCGTGAACGGCTCGATCTACCGCGGGGTCGACGGCGGCGCCGGCGACATCGGGCACATCCGGGTCGGCGCCGACGCGCTGTGCCGGTGCGGGTCGTACGGCTGTCTCGCGGCCGTCGCGAGCGGCGGCGCCGTGGCCCGGCGGCTGGCCGCGTCCGGGGTGCCGGCCGCCTCCGGCTCGGATGTGCGGGACCTGCTGGCCGCCGGGCATCCGGAGGCGGCCGCGCTGGCCCGGGAGGCCGGGCGCCGGGTCGGGGACGTGCTGGCGACGGTCGTGACGCTGCTCAACCCGGGCGTGCTGATGATCGCGGGCGATCTGGCCGGAACGCCGTTCCTCACCGGCGTGCGCGAGCTGCTGTACCAGCGGGCGCTGCCCCGCTCCACCGCCCACCTGGACGTCGTCACCTCCCGGCTCGGCGACCGGGCGGGGCTGATCGGTGCCGGGGCGCTGGTGGTGGAGCACCTGTACGCGCCGGAGCGGGTGGAGGAGCGGCTGTCCGAGATGGGCGTGTGA
- a CDS encoding MGH1-like glycoside hydrolase domain-containing protein, protein MDRTAQLTARPTKREIAYDPPATPTATASLHVRAAEVLEANWTGGSTVPSRNLYPHQWSWDSAFIAIGLRHVSPLRAQTELETLLAAQWADGRVPHIVFNPSVPLDAYFPSPDFWRSSTAGHTAGAPRTVQTSGIVQPPVHALAAWLVHRADPGLSLARGFLARVYPRLAAWHRYLLHRRDLGGGGLASVVHPWEQGMDNSPCWDAPLARITPAPPRSFRRADLDHGAAEDRPTDLDYGRYVRLAADYRDAGYADGAAEFAVEDPAFNALLIASEHALARIADELGAPGSARRARAERLTATLVERLWHEESGMFLCRDLRGDTSATGHGTSAAGLVRERSVSGLVPLLLPGLPGDIVAALVRTVGGPHFSLGDRTRLVPSYDLLGEAFDPHRYWRGPAWFNTSWLLERGLRTHGERERADALREAVLDLAGTTGFAEYADPYTGEACGTTGFSWTAALALDLLHQRPTPHERQKLDKSPQNGAPPTDTAPFDRSDRGGDRG, encoded by the coding sequence GTGGATCGCACTGCCCAGCTCACTGCCCGTCCCACGAAGCGCGAGATCGCATACGATCCACCGGCCACACCCACGGCCACGGCGTCGCTGCACGTCAGAGCGGCCGAGGTGCTGGAGGCGAACTGGACGGGCGGCTCGACCGTGCCGTCCCGGAACCTGTACCCGCACCAATGGTCCTGGGACTCCGCGTTCATCGCCATCGGGCTGCGGCACGTCTCGCCGCTGCGGGCGCAGACCGAGCTGGAGACGCTGCTCGCCGCCCAGTGGGCCGACGGCCGCGTCCCGCACATCGTGTTCAACCCCTCCGTACCGCTCGACGCCTACTTCCCGAGCCCCGACTTCTGGCGCTCCTCCACCGCGGGGCACACCGCGGGCGCCCCGCGCACCGTACAGACGTCCGGCATCGTGCAGCCACCCGTGCACGCGCTGGCGGCCTGGCTGGTGCACCGCGCCGACCCCGGGCTGTCCCTCGCCCGCGGGTTCCTGGCCCGGGTGTATCCGCGGCTGGCCGCCTGGCACCGGTACCTGCTGCACCGGCGGGACCTGGGCGGCGGCGGCCTCGCGTCCGTGGTCCACCCGTGGGAGCAGGGCATGGACAACAGCCCCTGCTGGGACGCCCCGCTCGCCCGGATCACCCCGGCCCCGCCCCGCTCCTTCCGCCGCGCCGACCTCGACCACGGGGCGGCCGAGGACCGGCCGACGGATCTCGACTACGGGCGGTACGTGCGGCTGGCCGCGGACTACCGGGACGCCGGGTACGCCGACGGTGCGGCGGAGTTCGCCGTGGAGGACCCGGCGTTCAACGCCCTCCTCATCGCCTCCGAGCACGCCCTCGCCCGGATCGCCGACGAACTGGGCGCGCCCGGCTCCGCCCGCCGGGCCCGCGCCGAACGGCTGACGGCGACGCTGGTGGAGCGGCTGTGGCACGAGGAGTCCGGCATGTTCCTCTGCCGGGACCTGCGGGGCGACACCTCCGCCACCGGGCACGGCACCTCCGCCGCCGGCCTCGTCCGCGAGCGCAGCGTCTCCGGACTGGTCCCGCTGCTGCTGCCCGGGCTGCCCGGGGACATCGTCGCCGCACTGGTCCGTACCGTGGGCGGGCCGCACTTCTCGCTCGGCGACCGTACCCGGCTGGTGCCGAGCTACGACCTCCTCGGCGAGGCCTTCGACCCGCACCGCTACTGGCGCGGGCCGGCCTGGTTCAACACGAGCTGGCTGCTGGAGCGCGGGCTGCGCACGCACGGCGAGCGGGAGCGGGCCGACGCCCTGCGCGAGGCGGTGCTGGACCTGGCCGGCACCACCGGTTTCGCCGAGTACGCCGACCCGTACACCGGCGAGGCCTGCGGCACCACCGGCTTCAGCTGGACGGCGGCCCTCGCGCTCGACCTGCTGCACCAGCGACCCACACCGCACGAGCGTCAAAAGCTGGACAAGAGCCCACAAAATGGCGCACCCCCCACGGACACCGCACCGTTCGACAGGAGTGACAGAGGAGGGGACCGGGGATGA
- a CDS encoding glycogen debranching N-terminal domain-containing protein: MTDRHHLLVHGATFAAVGDRGDISGVRGGSSPDGLFVRDARHLSRWQLTVDGAVPEVLTPVTDGDEARCVLVPRGGRQEPPAHTLFREQAVGDSSFVESVKVTSNRPVSTTVRLALTVDADFTDQFELRSDHRTYTKSGVVRSREVLDDGIEFTYRRAEWRSCTTITAEPAPDAVEETGTGARRLVWTLDLAPHDTTELLLRVIARPHGEKRAVRVPRDPAAVHEQLLAAEAEFMEGVAFPTGWPELAAACARGLADLAALQVPATGPDGEELRVPAAGAPWFLTLLGRDALLTSLFALPYRPQPAAATLLALAATQATDTGGSPVAQPGKIVHEVRHGELAHFGQVPFARYYGSVDATPLFLVLLGAYVEQTGDAELARRLEPHARAAIGWMLDHGGLTSRGYLVYRADEGGLANQNWKDSPGAICCADGTRPTGAVMAAGAQGYAYDALRRTAVVARTVWADETYAALLEQAAADLRDRFQRDFWMRGRSFPALALDGQGRQIDALASDAGHLLWSGLLDKEYGEVVGRRLLEPDFFSGWGVRTVASGQAAYHPLSYHRGSVWPHDNALITLGLARYGLHDEARTVAHALVDAATMGGHRLPEVLAGYGRAPHASPVPYPHACGREARSAAAPLALLTAVGGA; encoded by the coding sequence ATGACGGACCGGCATCATCTGCTCGTGCACGGCGCCACCTTCGCCGCCGTGGGCGACCGCGGCGACATCAGCGGAGTGCGGGGCGGCAGCTCCCCGGACGGGTTATTCGTCCGGGACGCCCGGCACCTCAGCCGCTGGCAGCTCACCGTCGACGGCGCGGTGCCCGAGGTGCTCACACCGGTGACGGACGGGGACGAGGCCCGCTGCGTGCTGGTCCCGCGCGGCGGCCGGCAGGAGCCTCCGGCGCACACCCTGTTCCGGGAACAGGCCGTCGGGGACAGCTCGTTCGTGGAGTCGGTGAAGGTGACCAGCAACCGGCCGGTGTCCACCACCGTCCGGCTCGCGCTCACCGTCGACGCCGACTTCACCGACCAGTTCGAACTCCGCTCCGACCACCGCACCTACACGAAGTCCGGCGTCGTACGCTCCCGCGAGGTCCTCGACGACGGCATCGAGTTCACCTACCGGCGCGCCGAATGGCGGTCCTGTACGACGATCACCGCCGAGCCGGCCCCCGACGCCGTGGAGGAGACCGGCACCGGCGCCCGCCGCCTGGTGTGGACCCTTGACCTCGCCCCGCACGACACGACCGAGCTGCTGCTGCGGGTGATCGCCCGTCCGCACGGCGAGAAGCGCGCGGTCCGCGTGCCCCGCGACCCCGCCGCCGTGCACGAGCAACTCCTCGCCGCGGAAGCCGAGTTCATGGAGGGCGTGGCCTTCCCGACCGGCTGGCCGGAGCTGGCCGCGGCCTGCGCCCGGGGCCTGGCCGACCTGGCCGCGCTCCAGGTCCCGGCCACCGGACCGGACGGCGAGGAGCTGCGCGTACCGGCGGCCGGCGCCCCCTGGTTCCTCACCCTGCTCGGCCGCGACGCGCTGCTCACCTCGCTGTTCGCGCTGCCCTACCGCCCGCAGCCGGCCGCCGCCACCCTCCTCGCCCTGGCCGCCACCCAGGCCACGGACACCGGCGGCTCCCCGGTCGCCCAGCCCGGCAAGATCGTGCACGAGGTGCGGCACGGCGAGCTGGCCCACTTCGGCCAGGTGCCGTTCGCCCGCTACTACGGCTCCGTCGACGCCACCCCGCTGTTCCTGGTCCTGCTCGGCGCGTACGTCGAACAGACCGGGGACGCGGAGCTGGCCCGCCGGCTGGAGCCGCACGCCCGGGCCGCCATCGGCTGGATGCTCGACCACGGCGGCCTGACCTCGCGCGGCTACCTCGTCTACCGCGCCGACGAGGGCGGTCTCGCCAACCAGAACTGGAAGGACTCCCCCGGCGCGATCTGCTGCGCCGACGGCACCCGGCCCACCGGCGCGGTGATGGCGGCGGGCGCCCAGGGCTACGCGTACGACGCGCTGCGCCGCACGGCGGTGGTGGCGCGGACGGTGTGGGCCGACGAGACGTACGCCGCGCTGCTGGAGCAGGCCGCGGCCGACCTGCGGGACCGCTTCCAGCGGGACTTCTGGATGCGGGGGCGGTCCTTCCCGGCGCTGGCGCTGGACGGGCAGGGCCGGCAGATCGACGCGCTGGCCTCCGACGCCGGGCACCTGCTGTGGTCGGGGCTGCTGGACAAGGAGTACGGCGAGGTGGTGGGCCGGCGGCTGCTGGAGCCGGACTTCTTCTCCGGGTGGGGCGTCCGCACGGTGGCCTCCGGCCAGGCGGCCTACCATCCGCTGTCCTATCACCGGGGCTCGGTCTGGCCGCACGACAACGCGCTGATCACGCTGGGGCTCGCGCGGTACGGGCTGCACGACGAGGCCCGTACGGTCGCCCATGCGCTGGTCGACGCGGCGACGATGGGCGGGCATCGGTTGCCGGAGGTGCTGGCGGGGTACGGGCGTGCTCCGCACGCGTCGCCGGTGCCGTATCCGCACGCCTGCGGCCGGGAGGCCCGGTCCGCCGCGGCGCCTCTTGCCCTGTTGACGGCGGTCGGGGGCGCCTGA